From a region of the Pristis pectinata isolate sPriPec2 chromosome 2, sPriPec2.1.pri, whole genome shotgun sequence genome:
- the lcorl gene encoding uncharacterized protein lcorl isoform X4, translating to MCEQGFESILEGLYGPRLLRDLSLFDDCEPEEVTDWSMNENCSFCCIRREKVKEHISSVNAPPTLTSTEESLSQGQSHTEQLECQADKFLNAIFHKKGPAKPKHPVLEGKNYKQDRRRMNTSKQNGEKGCLFSSLHITMQILMWRERMHPLAHLPQNCDRNIPLVAQEIMKRMIRQFAIEYISRSNRVHGTQTGSADESVSIPDDPPANQTQNSFHQEQEGPLDLTVNKNQQKCFQQADGVLDLSTKKNSINSTLSTGSCPTSTTTKLSGNGIEADAGRIFDSTNKTGCVSYKVTTLNEILSTLCHVHQKLLTAMLKCLIQEKGAFNIQCREQRYSQLQNSSFNSSENKANEESCNCTRFQWCESCSTQTVRSVPLPWVPRHSYMKDVHCSSCKKGTLECFTIISNGICKKCNKINVYQVCTGSYKHFSGGIYGRGAVQVYSELPVEEISNTTAAESPILTYGIKDYSKPRSPSPPPLSPVETDSFEVDRMNKAISTLDANSIELIINQPPSLSPEEEECCNPGVSNQTQTRPKSADQLQPGMYEFEVVHNEISRSSESANDLEQGEHSASFQEVMERINEKLKSIETSDEGQVLANLSNDDSCNHNDSLKLREITSSLTHKAKVSDYSLMELLKQHEKNRENRIIQTRFRKRQETLIALHNSPDSPSSRRQTVQIKRDLANLDQLFLNKESTCEKFGRKSAKSCHKYKSSPEKESTLIEHYIKETSPEEESLLFSKDLENVDNVILQSSSLPGQCEAEFSELTPSLELLVNETRDVTECANSKESSNADLFYIPDLDEIRMGIPMKNTKKPDYDFQEFPLCLQDSNKMDYKSKIGRAKRKILPPERFSIYITEPRKMFYAACFPENFQRKPIKAKKSDMECESNACEMPNVANSMKITLHSEEQDNVVVYEVAEGLEATSSTQCELLKGIDSNSKRTDDLLAMEEHTTKHNSPDIILHASQKTDELVDQYNNRKEITPTVLNADSLKAVCSMEHNDPDVCNNGNSKFVAKWETLENAVNNLFSSSPNSGAILDSSSFLASGCLSVNPPLQQRCLHHAICDSLVHKNTDSLNGIDMSKNCSIYYNSPIKLMFLSEINSDKGVKYTLTSVTSSSKLDTNNPLSKVHPEEIYLKGPEVSNSSGSENDNATEHFQNLPACESDKTTEYIQNPPASESVNTAAYFQNLSASNSGNAAECLDSCSESSSKTCEDINCNLDAFSCNGSPCCSNNYTGGNTSQMVEITLASKEVAESILKRKPGRPKKLGPPVEKQIKRPKGRPPKPKVELSEPVEYTTEDAHTEKLNPPSTDDSRNIKITVVYGRSRRFKRLVSENDKILTNNHLRNANESNLKQNCENQIVQCSESVQNSTAEEFEGKTDSSASSVTECEYGYDLVRPIKDKPVSLHTTGNAVCPSSKPPSTKTCKGGQRKPGRPAKVKISGISVTVNAVSPRERKVCINSILPPLEQESPPSYKQSEDTTIKDSNLSREMSLSIPNNCEARSKENPVEKKVKHTLPLRHSVRIRKPSLYFLHSFANSCSLSQSSALIRKSRKLLLNKAGNELAKSRKLGLKMAAENIASNVTLESKEEETKNEIDEFDCGFEMSADPVFVSGTSLRWWHSSTSKQTLQEELDLRFEQINSGWHPVDAAELMISSDKRKHPIHFEGITKSVMIADNKNRVQISPIQMLFQGHCNMDKIRAWFMQTTETHSLAIVRKENARDPIEVLNAKGITASGNQVDSASNPQAEHLKKHLKKFALESPVRPRGQFHLSNRMSKFKVYKPKRLLVEHNKRVCCKPHHKKLLHHHRVQYKQWKSAWKHLNEIPPFQHDSVNVESKNSQKKESEVNSFSTAKESILLNNGKENENQDKIITRNNASAALSSCADEQNLNSLKSSECKRTESTTKDSEKEASVVGGQQEIICRNVNWKLANFKECRVFLRKINSLDQSHFRNNGVWTPSKNSSSNSKGTDNLQRYTEVNTDPCTEMNIPAVSTFETQSLNPVGHNPCEPKGKRKYTERTNNENGLSCSPSKKVKYFASKQSICQVNSNCLPSLDTNSNSVNEKSSQKENAEIVKANAGKVKRHTDVNTDATSLKRMRQSVEQRLSCNQLQFQIGNST from the exons ACCTTCCTCAGAACTGTGATCGCAACATTCCTTTAGTTGCTCAGGAAATAATGAAAAGAATGATTCGTCAGTTTGCAATTGAATATATATCCAGAAGTAATCGTGTTCATGGAACTCAAACTGGATCAGCCGATGAATCTGTTTCAATCCCAGATGATCCTCCTGCCAACCAAACCCAGAACTCCTTTCATCAGGAGCAGGAGGGACCATTAGACCTCACTGTGAATAAAAATCAACAGAAATGTTTTCAACAAG CAGATGGAGTGCTTGATCTGTCAACAAAGAAGAATAGTATAAATTCCACACTATCAACTGGATCTTGTCCTACATCAACCACTACCAAATTATCAGG TAATGGCATAGAAGCTGATGCAGGAAGAATATTTGACTCTACCAACAAAACTGGTTGCGTAAGCTACAAAGTAACGACATTGAATGAAATTTTATCTACATTGTGCCATGTTCATCAGAAACTTCTTACAGCAATGCTGAAGTGTCTAATTCAAGAAAAAGGTGCTTTCAATATACAATGCAGAGAACAAAGATATTCACAACTTCAAAATTCCTCATTtaattccagtgaaaataaagcaAATGAGGAATCATGTAATTGTACTAGATTCCAATGGTGTGAAAGTTGCTCCACGCAGACTGTACGATCAGTTCCTCTTCCATGGGTTCCTCGCCATAGTTATATGAAAGACGTACATTGTTCATCATGCAAAAAGGGCACACTCGAGTGCTTTACAATAATAAGTAATGGAATTTGCAAAAAATGTAACAAGATCAATGTATACCAAGTTTGCACTGGGTCATATAAACATTTTTCTGGAGGCATTTATGGCCGAGGAGCTGTTCAAGTTTACAGTGAACTTCCAGTTGAAGAGATTTCCAACACAACAGCAGCAGAATCTCCTATCCTGACATATGGCATCAAAGATTACAGTAAACCACGAAGTCCTTCTCCTCCGCCTTTATCGCCAGTAGAAACTGACAGTTTTGAAGTTGATAGGATGAACAAAGCCATTTCTACCTTAGATGCCAATAGTATTGAACTTATCATCAACCAGCCTCCCTCTCTTTCACCAGAAGAGGAAGAATGTTGTAACCCTGGGGTCTCAAACCAAACTCAGACCAGACCAAAGTCAGCAGATCAACTCCAACCGGGAATGTATGAATTTGAAGTAGTCCATAATGAAATTAGTAGGTCATCAGAATCTGCGAATGACTTGGAACAAGGTGAGCATTCTGCTTCATTTCAGGAGGTAATGGAGCGGataaatgaaaaattgaaatcaattgaAACATCAGATGAAGGCCAAGTTTTGGCAAACCTTTCCAATGATGATTCTTGTAATCATAATGACAGTCTTAAATTGAGAGAAATCACATCTTCTTTAACACACAAAGCAAAAGTCAGTGATTATAGCCTAATGGAATTACTTAAGCAACATGAGAAAAACAGGGAAAACAGAATTATTCAAACTCGTTTCCGGAAGCGGCAGGAGACCTTAATTGCTCTGCATAATTCTCCAGATTCGCCATCATCTCGACGTCAGACGGTACAAATAAAAAGAGACCTTGCAAATCTTGatcaactatttttaaataaGGAATCAACATGTGAAAAATTTGGAAGGAAGTCAGCAAAGAGTTGTCATAAATATAAAAGTTCACCAGAAAAAGAATCTACACTTATAGAACATTATATTAAAGAAACTTCCCCAGAAGAAGAATCTTTACTATTCAGTAAAGATTTGGAGAATGTTGATAATGTTATTTTGCAATCCAGTAGTTTGCCTGGCCAATGTGAAGCTGAATTTAGTGAGTTAACACCATCTTTAGAACTTCTTGTAAATGAAACCAGAGATGTGACAGAGTGTGCCAATTCAAAAGAAAGTTCAAATGCAGATCTGTTCTACATTCCTGACCTGGATGAAATTAGAATGGGGATTCCAATGAAGAATACCAAGAAACCTGATTATGATTTTCAGGAATTTCCTTTGTGCTTACAAGATTCTAACAAAATGGATTATAAATCTAAAATTGGGAGGGCCAAACGAAAAATTCTGCCTCCAGAAAGATTTTCTATATATATTACTGAGCCTAGAAAAATGTTCTATGCTGCCTGTTTTCCTGAAAATTTCCAGCGAAAACCTATTAAGGCAAAAAAATCTGATATGGAGTGTGAGAGTAATGCTTGTGAAATGCCTAATGTTGCCAATTCCATGAAGATAACACTCCATAGTGAAGAGCAAGACAATGTAGTTGTATATGAAGTTGCTGAAGGTTTGGAAGCAACTTCCTCTACTCAGTGTGAGCTCCTGAAGGGCATAGACAGTAACAGTAAAAGAACTGATGATTTATTAGCAATGGAAGAACATACAACTAAGCATAATTCACCTGACATAATACTTCATGCATCACAAAAAACAGATGAACTCGTGGATCAATACAATAATAGAAAGGAAATAACACCTACAGTGTTAAATGCTGATTCATTGAAAGCTGTTTGTTCCATGGAACATAATGACCCTGATGTTTGTAACAATGGTAACTCAAAGTTTGTTGCCAAATGGGAAACGTTGGAGAATGcagtaaataatttattttctagtAGCCCTAATTCTGGTGCCATACTTGACTCCAGTTCATTCTTGGCAAGTGGCTGTCTGAGTGTGAATCCTCCATTGCAGCAGAGGTGTCTACATCATGCAATTTGTGATAGCTTGGTTCATAAGAATACTGATTCTCTAAACGGAATAGACATGAGTAAGAATTGCTCCATTTATTACAACAGTCCCATAAAGCTTATGTTTCTTTCTGAGATAAACAGTGATAAAGGAGTTAAATATACTCTGACGTCTGTGACCTCTTCTTCAAAGCTTGACACCAATAATCCTCTTTCAAAAGTTCATCCTGAAGAAATTTACCTTAAAGGACCAGAGGTAAGCAATTCATCTGGTTCTGAAAATGATAATGCAACAGagcatttccaaaatctgccagcTTGTGAAAGTGATAAAACAACAGAATATATCCAAAATCCACCTGCTTCTGAAAGTGTTAATACAGCGGCatatttccaaaatctgtctgcTTCTAACAGTGGTAATGCAGCAGAATGTTTGGACAGTTGTTCAGAAAGTTCTTCTAAAACCTGTGAGGATATAAATTGCAACCTAGATGCATTCAGCTGTAATGGTTCTCCTTGTTGTTCAAATAATTATACAGGTGGTAATACCAGTCAGATGGTAGAAATAACATTGGCTTCAAAGGAAGTGGCTGAATCCATTCTTAAAAGAAAACCTGGTCGACCCAAAAAACTGGGCCCACCAGTGGAAAAGCAGATTAAAAGGCCCAAGGGCAGACCACCGAAGCCTAAAGTGGAATTATCAGAACCTGTTGAGTATACGACTGAAGATGCACATACTGAAAAACTCAATCCCCCTTCCACAGATGATAGCCGTAACATTAAAATTACTGTTGTCTATGGAAGATCAAGAAGGTTCAAAAGACTTGTATCTGAGAATGATAAAATTTTAACAAATAATCACCTCAGAAATGCTAatgaaagtaatttaaaacaaaattgtgaaaATCAAATAGTGCAGTGCAGTGAAAGTGTGCAAAATTCCActgcagaggaatttgaaggcaaaactgATAGTTCTGCATCGTCAGTGACTGAATGTGAATATGGATATGATTTAGTTAGGCCCATAAAGGATAAACCTGTTTCACTTCATACCACTGGCAATGCTGTTTGTCCAAGTAGCAAGCCTCCGTCAACTAAAACTTGCAAAGGTGGACAACGAAAACCTGGACGTCCTGCTAAAGTGAAGATTTCGGGTATATCTGTGACTGTTAATGCAGTATCACCGCGGGAAAGAAAAGTCTGTATTAATAGTATACTACCTCCATTAGAACAGGAGTCCCCACCTTCATATAAGCAATCCGAAGATACAACTATCAAAGACAGTAACTTAAGTAGAGAGATGTCTTTGAGCATTCCAAATAACTGTGAAGCAAGATCAAAGGAAAATCCTGTTGAAAAGAAAGTAAAACATACTCTGCCCCTGAGGCATTCAGTTAGAATTAGAAAGCCATCTCTGTACTTCTTGCATTCCTTTGCAAACTCTTGCTCACTTTCTCAAAGCAGTGCCCTAATACGTAAATCTCGAAAGCTGCTTTTAAACAAAGCGGGGAATGAACTTGCTAAAAGCAGGAAGTTGGGTCTTAAAATGGCAGCTGAAAATATCGCCTCAAATGTTACATTGGAGAGCAAAGAGGAGGAAACCAAGAATGAAATAGATGAATTTGACTGTGGTTTTGAAATGTCAGCAGATCCAGTTTTTGTATCAGGCACTTCACTCAGGTGGTGGCACAGCTCCACTTCAAAACAAACTTTGCAGGAGGAACTTGATCTGCGATTTGAACAAATCAACAGTGGTTGGCATCCTGTTGATGCCGCAGAATTGATGATTTCTTCTGACAAAAGAAAACATCCAATTCACTTTGAAGGCATCACTAAATCAGTGATGATTGCAGATAATAAGAATCGGGTTCAAATTTCCCCTATCCAAATGTTGTTTCAGGGGCATTGTAATATGGATAAAATTCGTGCATGGTTTATGCAAACAACAGAAACTCATTCTTTAGCAATTGTAAGAAAAGAAAATGCCCGTGATCCCATTGAGGTTCTGAATGCTAAAGGAATTACTGCATCAGGAAATCAAGTTGATTCTGCCTCCAACCCTCAGGCAGAACATTTGAAAAAGCACCTTAAAAAATTTGCACTAGAATCCCCTGTAAGGCCAAGAGGGCAATTCCATCTGTCAAACAGGATGTCAAAGTTTAAAGTTTATAAACCTAAAAGGCTTCTGGTAGAACATAACAAAAGGGTTTGTTGTAAACCACACCACAAGAAATTGTTGCACCACCATAGAGTTCAGTACAAGCAATGGAAGTCTGCTTGGAAGCATTTAAATGAAATTCCACCATTCCAACATGACTCAGTGAACGTAGAAAGCAAAAACAGTCAAAAAAAAGAGTCTGAAGTAAATAGCTTTTCAACTGCAAAAGAATCCATATTACTgaacaatggaaaggaaaatgaaaaccaaGATAAAATAATAACTCGGAATAACGCGAGTGCTGCTTTATCTAGTTGTGCAGatgaacagaatttaaattcattgaaaAGCTCAGAATGTAAAAGAACTGAAAGTACAACAAAGGATTCCGAAAAAGAAGCGTCTGTTGTGGGTGGGCAGCAAGAAATTATTTGTAGAAACGTGAACTGGAAACTGGCAAACTTTAAAGAATGCAGGGTATTTCTAAGGAAGATCAACTCCCTGGATCAGAGCCATTTCAGAAATAATGGTGTATGGACTCCGTCCAAAAATAGCTCATCCAATAGTAAAGGCACAGATAACCTTCAGAGGTACACTGAAGTAAATACAGATCCATGTACTGAAATGAATATCCCTGCTGTTAGTACCTTTGAAACACAAAGTTTAAACCCTGTAGGTCATAATCCATGTGAACCAAAAGGGAAGAGAAAGTACACAGAAAGAACAAATAATGAGAATGGGCTAAGTTGTTCACCATCTAAAAAAGTTAAGTATTTTGCAAGCAAGCAGTCGATTTGCCAAGTCAACAGCAATTGCCTCCCTTCGTTGGATACAAACAGTAACTCAGTAAATGAAAAGAGTTCACAAAAGGAAAATGCAGAAATAGTGAAGGCTAATGCAGGAAAAGTAAAAAGGCATACAGATGTCAACACAGATGCAACATCATTGAAGAGGATGAGACAATCTGTTGAACAAAGATTGTCGTGTAATCAATTACAGTTCCAAATCG GCAACTCCACTTGA